The Natronosporangium hydrolyticum nucleotide sequence GGTGGTGGAGGAAGGGCCGGTGGCCGAGGTTTTCAGCAACCCCCGCCACCCGTACACCCGGGCGCTGCTCTCCAGCGTCCCCAGCCTGGGGGCCGGCTTCGCCGGGCCGAAGGTGGTGCTCACCAAGGATCTGGAGGAGAGCGACGCGGACCTGGTCGGGGGGGGCTGTCCGCTGGCCCCCCGGTGTCCGTTCGCGCTTGACCCTTGCCGGACCCAGCCCCAGGAGCTGGTGCCCTACGGCCAGAGCCGGGCCGCCTGTTGGCGGGTTCCGGAGTTGCCTGAGTTGTTGAAGGAGACCCGTGTCTAACTCGAAGTTCCGGCTCGCCGTCGACATCGGCGGGACCTTCGTCGACGCCATGGCGTTCGATCCGCAGACCAGCACGCTGCGGTTCGAGAAGGCGCCCACCACGCCTTCGCGCCCGGCCGAGGGCGTGCTGGACGCGGTCGGCAAACTGGCCGTCGATCTGGCCGATGTCGAACTGTTTATCCACGGCACCACGCTCGGGCTGAACGCGGTCCTGGAGCGGCGCGGGGACACCACCGGGATCATCACCAACGACGGGTTCCGGGATGTCTTTCTGATCGGTCGGGGTGATGTTCCCCCCGAGCACATGTACAACTTCCAGTTTCAGCGACCGCCGAGTCTGGTGCGGCGCCGGCACACCGCGGGCGTCGTCGGCCGGCTCAACCACCGCGGTGAGGTGGTGACCGAGCTGGACCCGGCCAGTGTCCGGGCGGCCGCCCGCACGCTGGTGGAGGAGCAGGGGGTGCGGTCGATCGCCGTCTGCTTCCTGCATTCGTTCATCGACCCGAGCCACGAGCAGCGGGCGGCGCAGCTGATCCGGGAGGCGTACCCGGAGGTGAGCGTCTCGGTCTCTACCGACATCGTGCGCGAATACCGGGAGTACGAGCGGACCAGCACCACCGTCCTCGACGCGTACCTGCGGCCGATCTTCGAACGGTACGTGGACGCGCTCGCCGCCGGCCTGGCCGAGCAGGGCTTCGACTCCCGGTTCTTGATCATGCGTTCCGGCGGGGGCGCGATGACCGCGGCGACCGCGCGGACCTCGCCGACCCACACCGTGCTCTCGGGGCCGGCCGGCGGGATCGCCGGCGCCGCCTACCTCGCGGAGCTGCTCGGCCGGGACGACCTGCTCACCTTCGATGTGGGCGGAACCTCGCTGGACACCTGTGTGATCGAACGGGGCACCGCGGTCGCCGCCTTCCAGTCCCATCTGGAGCAGTTCCCGTTGCTGATCCCGGCCTACGACATCCGCACCATCGGCGCCGGCGGCGGCTCGATCGCCTGGCTCGACCGTGGGCTGTTGAAGGTGGGGCCGCAGAGCGCGGGGGCCGAGCCGGGCCCGGTCTGCTACGGCCGCGGCGGCACCCAGGCCACCGTCACCGACGCCGCGGTGGTGCTCGGATACCTGGATCCGGACCGTTTCTTGAGCGGGCAGATGAGCCTCGACGCGGACGCGGCCCAGGATGCGATCACTCGCCAGGTGGCCGAACCACTCGGCCGGTCGCCGATCGAGGCGGCGGCCGGCATCTACGACGTGGCGCTGGCCCGGACCGTCGGCGCGGTTCGGCAGATCACTGTGGAGCGGGGCCACGACCCGCGGGAGTTCAGCCTGCTCGCCTACGGCGGCGCCGGGCCGCTGCTGGCGCCGTTGCTCGCTCGGGAGATGGGCATCCGGGAGGTGGTGGTGCCGCTGGCGCCGGGCGGCTTCTCGGCGTGGGGCATGCTCAGTGCGGACATCGTCGACGACTTCTCCCGAACCGTGATGGCGCCGCTGACCGAGGATGCGGTGCCGCGGTTGGCTGAGGTCTTCGCCGAGGTCGAGCAGCGCGCCGCGGAGTCGCTGCTGGCGCAGCAGGTGCCGGCGCAGCGGGCGGCGCTGGAACGGTCGCTGGAGCTGCGCTACCAGGGCCAGGAACACTCGATGGTGGTGCCGGTCGGCAGCGATCTCGACGCCGCCGCGATCCGCGGCAGCTTCGAGGAGCTACACCGGGCCCGGTACGGGCACACGATGGACAATCCGTTGCAGGTGCTGCACGTGCGGGTGCGGGCGGTGGGCCGTACCGACCGGCCCGAGTTGGCGAAGCACCCGGCGGGCGACGGCGACCCAGCGCGGGCGCTGCGCGGTCACCGCGACGCCTACGACTTCGGGCGGCGAGCGGTCACCTCGTTCGCGGTCTACGACCGGGGCCGGCTGGCCCCTGGTGACCGGTTCGCCGGGCCGGCGCTGGTCGACGAGGGCACGGCCACCACCGTGGTGGTCAGCGGACAGCAGGTTGCGGTGGATGGCTACGGCCATCT carries:
- a CDS encoding hydantoinase/oxoprolinase family protein, which codes for MSNSKFRLAVDIGGTFVDAMAFDPQTSTLRFEKAPTTPSRPAEGVLDAVGKLAVDLADVELFIHGTTLGLNAVLERRGDTTGIITNDGFRDVFLIGRGDVPPEHMYNFQFQRPPSLVRRRHTAGVVGRLNHRGEVVTELDPASVRAAARTLVEEQGVRSIAVCFLHSFIDPSHEQRAAQLIREAYPEVSVSVSTDIVREYREYERTSTTVLDAYLRPIFERYVDALAAGLAEQGFDSRFLIMRSGGGAMTAATARTSPTHTVLSGPAGGIAGAAYLAELLGRDDLLTFDVGGTSLDTCVIERGTAVAAFQSHLEQFPLLIPAYDIRTIGAGGGSIAWLDRGLLKVGPQSAGAEPGPVCYGRGGTQATVTDAAVVLGYLDPDRFLSGQMSLDADAAQDAITRQVAEPLGRSPIEAAAGIYDVALARTVGAVRQITVERGHDPREFSLLAYGGAGPLLAPLLAREMGIREVVVPLAPGGFSAWGMLSADIVDDFSRTVMAPLTEDAVPRLAEVFAEVEQRAAESLLAQQVPAQRAALERSLELRYQGQEHSMVVPVGSDLDAAAIRGSFEELHRARYGHTMDNPLQVLHVRVRAVGRTDRPELAKHPAGDGDPARALRGHRDAYDFGRRAVTSFAVYDRGRLAPGDRFAGPALVDEGTATTVVVSGQQVAVDGYGHLLIGEENQ